The DNA region CCGCCATTGCTTCACATCTGGGGATGGATGAAATGAATCATATGCTCAGCCCTGAAAAATTTTTTCAGTTGGTTCACTCAATTCTTACAGATGAACACTTTGATACAATTGCCGGGCAGATTGAATTTGCCCGGAGGCTCCGCTGTCTCGCCAGCTCGGTTGCCCATTCCTTCAGCCTTGCAGCAATGGCCTCACCCCGAAACCAGAAACTGAGGGAGCTGGCTCGAAACTGGTATAAAGCAAAGAACGATCTGATTACTCAGGAAAGAACTCTCAAAATTAGTCAGGAAAATCAGCTACGCAAATAGCTACTACATTATTTCAATGAGATCGACGTTTAAGGTAGGTTGGGTGGAACGAAGTGCTTGTACCCGGAACGGGTGATACCCAACAATGCGCCGAAGGCTCAGCAAGCTTTGCCAGTACGTTGTACTGGTTGTTGGGTATCGTTTCACTCGACCCAACCTACAGGTCAAGCGTAACGGGAGGATGTCAAGCAGGAACAATCGGATAATTAACACCCGAAATCTGCCGCAGAATCCGGTTCACCTGACAGCTGTAACCGTACTCATTATCGTACCAGACATAGAGTACACAGCGGTCACCGTCCACAATTGTCGCCTTGCTATCGACAATGCCCGCCTTGTGATTCCCCACAAAGTCACTGGACACCACTTCACTGGAGTTAATAAAATCAACCTGCTTTTGCAGTGATGAATACAGCGAAGTGTCCCGCAGATAGGTATTCAGTTCAGTAAGCGTCGTTGTCTGCCCCAGGTTCAGGTTCAGGATTGCCAGGGAAACATTAGGCGTCGGTACCCGTATGGCACTGCCCGTCAGTTTGCCCTTCAGTTCCGGCAGGGCTTTGGCCACCGCTTTGGCGGCACCGGTTTCGGTGATGACCATATTAAGAGGCGCGCTGCGACCGCGACGGGAGCCTTTATGGTAGTTATCAATCAGGTTCTGGTCATTGGTATAAGAGTGAACGGTTTCCACATGCCCACTGACAACGCCGTATTGATCGTGAATAGCCTTCAGCACCGGAGTAATGGCGTTGGTGGTACAGGACGCTGCCGAGATGATTCTATCTTCCGGATCAATATCCCGGTTATTAACGCCATAGACAATATTTTTCAGGTCACCCTTACCCGGCGCGGTTAACAGGACTTTGCTGACACCCTTACATTCGAGGTGCTGGCTAAGACCGGCCTCGTCCCGCCATACGCCGGTATTGTCCACCACAATGGCGTTTTGAATACCGTACCGGGTGTAGTCAATGCTGTCTGGGGAATTGGCATAAATCACCTGAACCCCCACACCATTGGCATAAATAATGTCGTTATCATCATCAACACTGATCGTGCCACGAAAAGAACCATGCACTGAATCCCGCCGTAACAGGCTGGCACGCTTCTGCAGATCATTATCAGCCTTGCCCTTGCGAACAACGATTGCTTTAAGGTTAAGCCCGGCCCCGCCACCAGCCCGTTCAATCAGAATTCGTGCCATCAGCCGCCCGATACGCCCAAAGCCATAAAGCACAACATCCTGACCCGTAGCCCTGCCGGATTGCCCACCGGTGGCCAGCTCACCCAGTTCCTGCTTTACATAATCAGAAACGGGCTGCTGGCTGCCTGACGTCATATAGCCGTTCGCCAGTTTGCCAATATCAATGCGACAGGGAGCCAGGTCCATCCCGTCGAGCGCTTGAAGAACAGGAAATGTATCCCTGACCGTTAATCCGCTATCCTTTAGCTGTCGTATAAATTTATGGGATTTCAGAATTTCGATAACAGAGCGGTTAATAATGGAACGGCCATAAACCGTCGTTACCACATTTTTATCCCGATACAACCGCCCAATCAGCGGAATCATAGATTCCGCGAGTGCCTCTCGCTCCTTCCAGTCCTGAAAATATTTTTCTACCACGGTGTCGATCCTGCTGTTTATACTTCTTATCGTTATGCCGTCTTCGGGGCTTCCCGTGGCTATTATCCTGACCATAACGCCAATTAGCAATATTCGGATAACATCATCTCACAAACCTGATCACCTGCTTTTGATTTCAACACTTCAGGCTGTGACAGTTCAGGGTGTGACAAGAGCGGCTGAATAGCTACAATGCGCATTCATCAATGCACTTATATCAATCAGGACGTACCGTAGATTCATGTCACAGGCAAGCCTTCCCCTGCCCACCCATGCGGGTGACAAAATAATCTGGGCCAATCTCGACCAGACCGCCAGTGCCTGGGCCATTGCCAGTGCCGCCAGAGAAAGCAGCAAGCCCCTGCTGGTCATCACACCTGACTCCAACCGGGCCAACAGCCTTGAAGAGGAGCTGACGTTTTTTCTCAATGGGAATCAATCCATTAAAATCATGCATTTCCCCGACTGGGAAATTCTGCCTTACGATGCCTTTTCACCCCACCAGGACATTGTTTCCCAGCGTCTTGAAACCCTTTACCGTCTGCCTGGCTATCAGCACTGCATCCTGATTATTTCTATCACAACACTGCTCCACCGCATGAGCCCCCGCAGTTACCTGGAATCGAACTGTCTGGTGATCAGCCGGGGCGATACGTTCCTGCTGGAACAGCGTCGCCAACAACTGGAGCAGGCGGGCTATCGTTGTGTTGACACGGTCTATGAGCATGGAGAGTTTGCTATCCGTGGCGCCCTGATGGACATCTTCCCGATGGGGGCTGACCAGCCATTCCGTATCGACCTGTTTGATGATGAGATCGATACCCTGCGTGCCTTTGACCCTGAAACCCAGCGTTCAACCGAACAGGTGGGCAGTATCGAGCTGCTGCCCGGCCATGAGTTCCCCATGGATAAAGCCGCCCGGGACCAGTTCCGCAGCCGCTTCCGGGACACGTTTGACGTGGATTACCGGGAATGCCCGCTCTATCAGGATATTGGCCAGGGTATGGCCAGTCCGGGCATTGAATATTACCTGCCACTGTTCTTTGACCAGACAGCCACCCTGTTTGACCAAACTCCCTGAACAGACCATCG from Endozoicomonas sp. NE40 includes:
- a CDS encoding glyceraldehyde-3-phosphate dehydrogenase: MIPLIGRLYRDKNVVTTVYGRSIINRSVIEILKSHKFIRQLKDSGLTVRDTFPVLQALDGMDLAPCRIDIGKLANGYMTSGSQQPVSDYVKQELGELATGGQSGRATGQDVVLYGFGRIGRLMARILIERAGGGAGLNLKAIVVRKGKADNDLQKRASLLRRDSVHGSFRGTISVDDDNDIIYANGVGVQVIYANSPDSIDYTRYGIQNAIVVDNTGVWRDEAGLSQHLECKGVSKVLLTAPGKGDLKNIVYGVNNRDIDPEDRIISAASCTTNAITPVLKAIHDQYGVVSGHVETVHSYTNDQNLIDNYHKGSRRGRSAPLNMVITETGAAKAVAKALPELKGKLTGSAIRVPTPNVSLAILNLNLGQTTTLTELNTYLRDTSLYSSLQKQVDFINSSEVVSSDFVGNHKAGIVDSKATIVDGDRCVLYVWYDNEYGYSCQVNRILRQISGVNYPIVPA